From the genome of Lotus japonicus ecotype B-129 chromosome 6, LjGifu_v1.2, one region includes:
- the LOC130723691 gene encoding LOW QUALITY PROTEIN: WD repeat-containing protein 26 homolog (The sequence of the model RefSeq protein was modified relative to this genomic sequence to represent the inferred CDS: substituted 3 bases at 3 genomic stop codons), which translates to MGGVEDEEPDLKLSSKGLVGLSNSSSSADVVGGSSSDLMARPLSSEGGEGIIGSKGVIKKDEFVRIIAKALYSLGYETSGAYLEEESGIQLHSYVVNLFMQQVLEGNWDESVVTVNKIGLTDESVVREASTLILEHKFFELLDGDKVIDALNTLRNEIAPLCIDSSRIRELSSCMLSLCGQVGSSKQVFVRVKSRSKLLEELQKLIPPTVMIPEKRLEHLVEQALILXXXACMFNNSLDKEMSLYSDHHCGKTQMPSRTLQVRK; encoded by the coding sequence ATGGGAGGTGTGGAGGATGAAGAACCTGACTTGAAATTGTCCTCTAAAGGATTAGTTGGACTCTCGAATAGTTCATCTTCTGCGGACGTTGTTGGTGGCTCTTCAAGTGACTTGATGGCTCGACCCCTATCGTCAGAAGGGGGCGAGGGCATTATTGGTTCCAAAGGGGTTATAAAAAAAGATGAATTTGTTAGGATAATCGCAAAGGCGTTGTATTCTCTTGGTTACGAAACGAGTGGGGCATACCTAGAGGAGGAGTCTGGCATACAATTGCATTCATATGTGGTAAATTTGTTTATGCAGCAGGTACTCGAGGGCAATTGGGATGAAAGCGTAGTCACAGTGAATAAAATTGGTCTAACAGATGAAAGTGTTGTTAGGGAAGCCTCAACTTTAATATTGGAGCATAAGTTTTTTGAGCTGCTTGATGGGGATAAGGTCATAGATGCATTGAATACATTGAGAAATGAGATTGCGCCTCTTTGCATTGATAGTAGTAGAATTCGTGAACTTTCTTCCTGCATGCTTTCTCTGTGTGGCCAAGTTGGTTCTTCTAAGCAAGTTTTCGTTAGGGTGAAGTCTCGGTCGAAATTGCTAGAGGAATTGCAAAAACTTATTCCCCCAACAGTAATGATACCTGAGAAGAGATTGGAACATCTAGTTGAACAAGCCCTTATCTTGTAATGATAGGCGTGCATGTTTAACAATTCATTGGATAAGGAGATGTCATTATATTCAGATCATCACTGTGGAAAAACTCAAATGCCTTCTAGGACATTACAGGTTAGAAAATGA